One window of the Cotesia glomerata isolate CgM1 linkage group LG10, MPM_Cglom_v2.3, whole genome shotgun sequence genome contains the following:
- the LOC123272568 gene encoding protein doublesex-like, which translates to MFKLIVVAGVLAVATAAPGGLTGIHIDHGLGPIHAPHVFSHVDHHAHAHVVHSAPAVAPQVHVAPIVTKTVLPAAHGHGHGYGHAFAHAAAPAPVVLAHHDFHGLGHY; encoded by the exons ATGTTCAAGCTG ATTGTTGTTGCCGGTGTTTTGGCCGTAGCTACCGCAGCACCCGGAGGATTGACCGGTATTCACATCGATCACGGACTCGGGCCAATTCACGCACCCCATGTTTTTTCTCATGTTGACCATCACGCCCATGCTCACGTTGTTCACTCAGCACCCGCAGTAGCACCACAAGTACATGTTGCTCCAATTGTCACCAAAACTGTTCTCCCTGCTGCACATGGACATGGACATGGATACGGACATGCTTTTGCTCACGCTGCTGCTCCTGCTCCCGTTGTCTTGGCCCATCACGACTTCCACGGGCTTGGTCACTACTGA
- the LOC123272567 gene encoding neuropeptide SIFamide receptor-like — protein MLQPPSPPLLEMASLRLPDSEEFDLEPRHRTSGNVQVTSGPPSAPMYLANDVFVQTKEDIRDYFNNSLSELVTGGSRTALEESGSGGGVVLFNSSLSTDSGAIPVEHVPDRFYRHSVAMTAVYCVAYMLVFSIGLVGNSFVIAVVYRSPRMRTVTNFFIVNLAVADVLVIVFCLPATLVGNILVPWVLGRFMCKTVSYIQGVSVAASVYSLVAVSLDRFLAIWWPMKCQITKRRARMIIVVIWFIALTATSPWLLFFDLIKYGDDPEMRFCVERWPRPQDGTLFFLIGNLLLCYVLPMILISLCYILIWIKVWRRNIPTDTKDAQMERIQQKSKVKVVKMLVVVVILFVLSWLPLYVIFARIKLGGEQAEWEEEVQMIATPIAQWLGSSNSCINPILYAFFNKKYRRGFMAILKSGRCCGKLRYYETVAIMSSSTSMRKSSYYVNNNSSTRRTYHAPPVHQDSNVSYIFNHTGV, from the exons ATGTTGCAACCGCCTTCTCCGCCACTGCTGGAGATGGCATCTCTCCGTCTTCCAGACTCGGAGGAATTCGACCTGGAGCCGCGACACCGTACCAGTGGGAATGTCCAGGTGACCAGCGGTCCACCATCAGCCCCTATGTACCTCGCAAACGACGTATTTGTCCAGACAAAAGAGGATATCAGAGATTACTTTAACAACTCGTTGAGTGAATTGGTGACCGGGGGCTCGAGAACAGCCTTGGAAGAGTCAGGTTCCGGGGGTGGTGTTGTGCTATTTAACAGCAGCCTCTCAACAGACTCGGGGGCCATCCCCGTAGAGCATGTACCAGATCGTTTTTACAGACACAGTGTTGCTATGACCGCGGTGTATTGTGTCGCTTATATGCTGGTGTTTAGCATTGGGCTTGTTGGTAACAGTTTTGTTATTGCTGTTGTCTATCGTTCCCCACGAATGCGCACTGttactaattttttcatcGTTAATCTTGCGGTTGCTGATGTACTTGtaattgtattttgtctaccTGCAACTCTAGTTGGTAACATCCTAGTCc CGTGGGTACTGGGACGATTTATGTGCAAGACTGTATCCTATATCCAAGGAGTATCGGTTGCTGCCTCCGTCTACAGCCTCGTCGCTGTTTCCTTGGACAG ATTTTTGGCGATATGGTGGCCAATGAAGTGTCAGATAACAAAACGACGAGCTCGAATGATAATAGTTGTAATATGGTTTATAGCGTTAACAGCAACCTCCCCGTggcttttattttttgacttgATAAAATACGGTGATGACCCGGAGATGAGGTTTTGCGTTGAGCGTTGGCCGCGCCCCCAAGACGGCACACTATTTTTCCTAATCGGTAATCTTTTGCTGTGCTACGTACTGCCGATGATACTAATATCCTTGTGCTACATCCTTATCTGGATAAAAGTATGGCGTCGTAATATACCTACAGACACCAAGGACGCCCAAATGGAAAGGATACAACAAAAATCAAAGGTAAAGGTTGTTAAAATGTTGGTTGTTGTTGTTATACTATTTGTATTGTCCTGGCTACCGCTCTACGTAATATTTGCACGAATAAAACTCGGTGGAGAACAAGCTGAATGGGAAGAAGAGGTACAAATGATAGCTACGCCTATTGCCCAGTGGTTGGGTTCTAGTAATTCATGCATCAATCCCATTCTTTatgcattttttaataaaaaatatcgccGTGGATTTATGGCTATACTTAAAAGTGGCCGTTGTTGCGGTAAACTCAGGTATTATGAGACAGTCGCTATTATGTCTTCATCAACGAGCATGAGAAAGTCTTCATACTATGTTAACAATAATTCATCAACACGACGTACTTATCACGCACCTCCAGTACATCAGGATAGCAATGTGTCTTATATTTTCAATCATACTggagtataa